From the genome of Rhodobacteraceae bacterium Araon29, one region includes:
- a CDS encoding UPF0261 family protein — MSEKTILVIGTYDTKDDELGFLSGVIRDQGGRIVTMDVSVLGNPSQPTDYSKHDVAEEGGSSIQDAIDSSDENLAMQIMAKGASLLATRLYNEGKFDGMIVLGGTMGTDLALDVASALPLGVPKYIVSTVSFSPLIPAERLAADTQMILWAGGLYGLNSVCKASLSQAAGAVLGAASAVQKPDPEKPLIGMMSLGTSALKYVIPLKPALEERGFEVAVFHATGMGGRALESLARQGAFACVFDFCTQELGNHVNGSNISAGGDRLTNAGANGTPQIVAPGCYDLVDVVGWQPIDSKWDAHMKHAHNRLLTSIVLEAEETKLVARAHCEQMAKAKGPTALILPEDGLGEWDREGADLHNPDGLAAFLAEVEANIPANVTTHRIACHINDPSFADKALEIFDQWRADGTVAA; from the coding sequence ATGAGTGAAAAAACGATCTTGGTCATTGGGACCTACGACACGAAAGATGACGAGTTGGGTTTTCTGTCAGGTGTGATCCGTGACCAGGGTGGTAGGATTGTGACGATGGATGTTTCGGTCTTGGGGAATCCATCGCAACCAACAGATTATTCAAAACATGATGTTGCCGAAGAAGGTGGAAGTTCCATCCAAGATGCTATCGACAGTAGTGATGAAAACCTTGCGATGCAGATCATGGCTAAAGGAGCAAGTTTGCTGGCCACCCGTTTGTATAATGAGGGAAAATTCGATGGGATGATCGTGCTTGGTGGGACGATGGGTACCGATTTAGCGCTAGATGTGGCTTCGGCGCTGCCTCTTGGCGTGCCGAAATATATTGTCTCAACCGTATCTTTTTCGCCTTTGATCCCTGCCGAGAGACTGGCGGCAGACACTCAAATGATCCTTTGGGCTGGCGGGCTCTATGGATTGAATTCGGTATGCAAGGCGTCTCTATCTCAAGCGGCGGGAGCAGTATTGGGGGCGGCGAGTGCTGTACAAAAGCCAGATCCAGAAAAGCCGCTCATCGGTATGATGTCATTAGGAACTTCGGCGCTTAAATACGTCATTCCCCTCAAACCAGCACTAGAAGAACGCGGCTTCGAAGTAGCTGTTTTTCATGCGACAGGTATGGGTGGTCGCGCCCTCGAAAGCCTCGCACGGCAAGGCGCCTTTGCCTGTGTCTTCGACTTTTGCACTCAAGAGCTGGGGAACCATGTGAACGGCTCAAACATTTCAGCTGGTGGGGACAGGCTGACCAATGCCGGCGCAAATGGCACGCCACAGATTGTAGCGCCAGGTTGTTATGATCTGGTCGATGTTGTGGGATGGCAGCCCATCGACAGCAAGTGGGATGCGCATATGAAACATGCGCATAATCGCCTGTTGACTTCGATTGTTTTGGAAGCCGAGGAAACCAAGCTAGTGGCCCGAGCACATTGCGAACAAATGGCTAAAGCCAAAGGGCCCACCGCCTTGATTCTGCCTGAAGATGGTCTTGGCGAATGGGATCGCGAAGGCGCGGACCTGCACAACCCAGACGGCTTGGCCGCGTTTCTGGCGGAGGTCGAAGCGAATATTCCCGCTAACGTCACAACCCATCGGATCGCGTGTCACATTAACGACCCCAGTTTTGCGGATAAAGCGCTTGAGATCTTCGACCAATGGCGCGCTGACGGCACCGTTGCCGCTTAA
- a CDS encoding aldehyde dehydrogenase family protein codes for MDQSKIDALRALPVAAFDHLIDGKKVPASDGGRMNVVSPIDGVILTTTAAGTVPDMETAIASARASFEDGRWANQPPAARKKVLMKWADLIEANALELAVLGVRDNGTEIGMALKAEPGSAATTIRYYAEALDKIYGEIAATPNDILGMIHKEPVGVVGAIIPWNFPMMIGAWKLGPALAMGNSVVLKPSETASLSLMRMAELALEAGLPPGVLNAVTGEGRVVGEALGLSMDVDVLVFTGSGATGRRLMEYAARSNMKRVYLELGGKSPNIVFTDAPNLDEAAKVAAGGIFRNSGQVCVAGSRLLVEASIHDEFVAAVVKASEAMRVGDPLKLDTHIGAVNSEAQLKANLSFVETAKTEGGQIVTGGGRILEETGGYYMAPTIVTGVTRDATLSQKEVFGPVLGVTPFETEDEAIALANSTVYGLAGAAWTANLGRAHRMVRSVRTGVMHINTYGGADGTVPLGGVGQSGNGSDKSLHAIEKYVNLKTAWIKL; via the coding sequence ATGGACCAATCCAAAATTGATGCGCTCCGCGCTCTGCCAGTTGCCGCCTTTGATCACCTAATCGATGGCAAAAAGGTGCCAGCTTCTGATGGCGGGCGAATGAATGTTGTCTCTCCCATAGATGGCGTGATCTTGACCACGACGGCCGCTGGCACTGTCCCAGATATGGAAACCGCCATAGCTTCAGCACGCGCCTCGTTTGAGGATGGCCGTTGGGCCAATCAACCTCCCGCTGCCCGTAAGAAAGTCCTGATGAAGTGGGCTGATTTGATCGAGGCCAACGCGTTGGAACTGGCTGTTCTTGGAGTGCGCGACAACGGGACAGAGATTGGAATGGCACTGAAGGCCGAGCCAGGTTCAGCCGCTACAACCATTCGATATTACGCGGAAGCTCTGGATAAGATCTATGGCGAGATCGCCGCTACCCCGAACGATATACTTGGAATGATCCACAAAGAACCAGTGGGTGTTGTGGGGGCTATTATCCCTTGGAATTTCCCGATGATGATCGGCGCATGGAAACTGGGACCTGCCTTGGCCATGGGCAATTCTGTTGTTTTAAAACCTTCCGAAACCGCATCTTTGTCGCTGATGCGCATGGCGGAACTGGCTCTGGAGGCTGGCTTACCGCCTGGCGTGCTGAACGCGGTAACCGGCGAAGGTCGTGTAGTGGGAGAAGCCTTAGGCTTGTCAATGGATGTGGATGTTTTGGTTTTCACGGGGTCTGGGGCCACTGGCAGACGATTGATGGAATACGCCGCGCGTTCGAACATGAAGCGCGTTTATTTGGAGTTGGGTGGCAAGTCCCCAAACATAGTTTTTACTGATGCCCCGAACCTAGATGAAGCTGCAAAGGTGGCTGCTGGAGGCATCTTCCGAAACTCAGGTCAAGTCTGTGTGGCAGGGTCGCGGCTGTTAGTTGAGGCTTCTATTCATGATGAATTTGTTGCTGCAGTCGTAAAAGCGTCGGAGGCGATGCGGGTCGGCGATCCGTTAAAATTGGACACGCATATAGGGGCAGTCAATTCCGAAGCGCAGTTAAAGGCAAATCTAAGCTTCGTTGAAACTGCTAAAACGGAGGGTGGTCAGATCGTCACCGGCGGTGGACGTATTTTGGAGGAAACCGGCGGATATTATATGGCTCCAACAATTGTAACGGGCGTGACCCGCGATGCCACGCTGAGCCAGAAAGAGGTATTTGGGCCGGTGTTGGGCGTCACTCCATTCGAAACCGAAGATGAGGCAATCGCACTGGCGAACTCCACAGTTTATGGACTGGCAGGGGCTGCGTGGACCGCTAATCTTGGGCGCGCGCACCGAATGGTTCGCTCGGTACGAACCGGCGTCATGCACATCAATACCTATGGAGGTGCAGATGGAACGGTACCTTTGGGCGGTGTAGGGCAATCTGGAAACGGGTCGGACAAGTCGCTGCACGCCATCGAAAAATATGTGAACCTTAAAACTGCGTGGATTAAACTATGA